One Bemisia tabaci chromosome 7, PGI_BMITA_v3 DNA window includes the following coding sequences:
- the LOC109039682 gene encoding uncharacterized protein isoform X1, with translation MSEDSTDGDSMVSTQGEIRVGPSHQARLPDFRPSGTSETVAEKEREWEEVRWVPAMTLDGDLLMYLRAARSMAAFAGMCDGGSADDGCMAASRDDTTINALDMLHDAGYHPGKALQALVKCPVPKGIDKKWCEEETKRFVKGLRQFGKNFFRIRKDLLPNKDTSELVEFYYLWKKTPGANNNRPHRRRRGSLRRIRNTRNTRAGTPKEEPGGNGIGSARPSPNSKETAGEGGSSGSDEENSEDDSDTSGSRCQHCFNTSSRDCQPLTSGPKQGTLCCPDCRAYYKKNGELPPVPNNRADSSYLFRPVQNHDSPESSPSRMRTRNKSKETPTKGSKGKQSGTTTPDAELEKKLGGNAGGVKSPGTSSNSSSPSDKAKKKLKVDTPVKRRKKSGEEDDEESKPKRDRLESPAESSDSSNENADDVDMAAPNSPTAALELLPNPIAAQPTAPAVSEPPNSSPVATLPANPPPAPPVPSEPQPLVEPKTEFLPPVVPKVEEEDSYPLSVLTKNYEPGMGPLPKGFEEIPPPKNPVSVKQEDLFEAPRVSESEMASIAPVAQLTSIPPAPETVQMLEPEAQPPKVNEVQPFNEVPVIPPETEPRDLVAPDTGVVMSTSSIKLDESVPVPSESILSTSVSNEVPKAPSPVLPANNPPDVQKSPHSILVPAYPAVEPGERSEKVTLNIPSVPLSNYPTLYHPHYPPMHRMDKVNSPSPYMSSNVQMEPQNLKIKQEVLPPDQMPTTVDPLQSLKEVKVPGYSGSTSISQPLLPTTISSVQPAINEFTRTESNSPLMTSPAVDNIKRERENYTPIRATTPKSHSVKLSENTTPTSSPVPNVASHTPPFPAPAAPPVSHSAVNLIAPSPTSSASTPTSLPQPVMHPAQQPSPLSRVSPGHLAHPHAFMPSMHHPHPSLMHHHPFFAAAAAHAAAAAVHSPYHPYAGYPYPFAGYPYAIPQPVPPPSRGDQKRDLETTTLMSSHHSSSSSVTRGREEETLQMHSSTSHHSVHHSTDKQQTISHSTTSSSSVHHKLKRTGSPALPQSSGSCHMSTTLSQSLSTSHGNHHQHNQHHHHHTSLAPPPPDPMQLAGRSSKPMPPAIGLTSPDALRLHGLGPGVPPGSYLSPEFGMGQEMMKPPESNEDLVMQSQEEEEIPSPTHHIPRGPSPEPKIEDTECHRSQSAIFLRHWNRGDFNSCTRTDLTFKPVPDSKLARKREERLRKQAEKEREEREKAQQARQQQRKIQTPEKHEAKPPSRGPVETVTSPYDRFAPRTSYPDTPALRQLSDFARPHVGFSPVSLQRIPPQCIEPALLHYQLNPAFNRLELEQLERDKRERELRELRDRELNDRFKEEYIKNSGPRLANPLDPHWLEMHRRYGSLGPSSASVASPAMQQFGIFQSQNASNQAVGLNPLERERLERLGGGAAPNVASASEAERLALATDPIVRLQMAGITPEYHAHTHSHSHSHLHLHSREQSSQPGPTPLPVPIPSHAHGPAEASLFSFPGSASSASSYPRPGLIPSRDTPLGLHHPSDLLARPFADQLAHQAVAHEHLQRQILLERERFPHPLVTAQHDEYIRMSRERELKVRALEEAARNSRP, from the exons AAACGTTTCGTGAAAGGCTTGAGGCAATTTGGAAAGAACTTTTTCCGTATTAGAAAGGATTTACTGCCTAACAAAGACACT tcGGAACTTGTCGAATTTTATTATTTGTGGAAAAAGACACCTGGAGCAAACAATAATCGACCTCATAGACGAAGGCGTGGATCTCTGCGTAGAATTAGGAACACACGCAATACACGGGCTGGAACACCCAAAGAGGAACCCGGTGGAAATG GCATCGGATCTGCTCGGCCATCTCCTAATTCCAAAGAAACAG CTGGTGAAGGTGGTAGTTCAGGAAGtgatgaagaaaattctgaagaCGACTCTGACACTAGTGGCTCTCGTTGTCAGCATTGCTTTAACACAA GTTCAAGAGACTGCCAACCACTCACATCTGGTCCAAAGCAAGGGACTCTGTGCTGCCCCGATTGTCGGGCATACTACAAAAAGAATGGTGAGCTGCCGCCTGTTCCCAACAACCGAGCAGACAGTTCATATTTATTCAGACCCGTGCAAAACCATGACTCGCCGGAAAGTTCACCCTCGCGCATGCGGACGCGTAACAAGTCGAAAGAAACA ccTACGAAGGGATCAAAGGGGAAGCAGAGTGGAACAACAACTCCTGATGCTGAGTTAGAAAAGAAACTAGGCGGAAATGCTGGTGGCGTAAAATCTCCAGGAACGTCGAGTAATTCTAGCTCGCCAAGTgataaagcaaagaaaaaa CTCAAAGTTGATACGCCAGTTAAGAGACGGAAAAAGTCAGGAGAGGAAGATGATGAAGAGTCGAAACCAAAAAGAGATCGTCTGGAAAGCCCAGCAGAATCGTCAGATAGCAGCAATGAAAATGCAGATGATGTGGACATGGCAGCTCCAAACAGTCCAACAGCAGCTTTGGAATTGTTGCCAAATCCTATCGCTGCACAACCAACTGCACCAGCTGTGAGCGAACCTCCCAACTCTTCACCAGTCGCCACACTCCCCGCGAATCCACCTCCTGCCCCACCTGTACCATCAGAACCTCAGCCTCTTGTTGAACCAAAAACAGAATTTCTGCCTCCAGTAGTACCCAAAGTCGAAGAAGAGGATTCATATCCTCTGTCGGTGCTCACCAAGAACTATGAACCAGGAATGGGACCGTTACCAAAAGGCTTTGAGGAAATCCCTCCGCCTAAAAATCCAGTGAGTGTCAAACAAGAAGACTTGTTCGAAGCACCACGGGTTAGTGAGAGCGAGATGGCATCTATTGCTCCAGTGGCGCAATTGACATCCATACCTCCTGCGCCTGAGACAGTCCAAATGTTAGAACCAGAGGCACAGCCTCCGAAAGTTAACGAGGTTCAGCCGTTCAATGAAGTTCCAGTGATCCCACCTGAAACTGAGCCAAGGGATCTGGTGGCACCAGACACTGGTGTTGTCATGAGCACCAGCAGTATTAAACTTGACGAATCAGTGCCTGTTCCTAGTGAATCGATTCTTAGCACCAGTGTTAGTAATGAAGTACCAAAAGCACCTAGTCCAGTTCTCCCCGCCAATAACCCGCCAGATGTCCAGAAGTCTCCGCATTCAATCCTTGTTCCAGCTTATCCAGCCGTTGAGCCCGGCGAAAGGTCTGAAAAAGTAACATTGAACATTCCATCAGTCCCGCTTTCGAATTACCCAACACTCTATCACCCTCACTACCCGCCAATGCATCGAATGGACAAAGTAAACAGCCCCTCGCCGTACATGAGCTCCAATGTTCAGATGGAGCCTCAGAATTTGAAGATTAAGCAAGAGGTATTACCTCCGGACCAAATGCCAACCACTGTTGACCCTCTTCAATCTCTGAAAGAGGTGAAGGTGCCTGGTTACTCAGGCTCTACGTCAATTTCTCAACCGTTGTTACCCACAACGATATCATCAGTACAGCCGGCAATCAATGAGTTCACACGCACCGAGTCTAACTCACCTTTAATGACAAGCCCAGCTGTTGATAACATCAAGCGGGAAAGAGAAAACTACACTCCAATACGAGCAACGACACCCAAATCCCACTCCGTAAAATTATCGGAGAATACAACACCCACATCATCGCCTGTTCCTAATGTGGCATCACATACGCCACCATTCCCTGCTCCTGCAGCACCACCAGTCTCGCACAGTGCAGTCAACTTGATTGCACCCTCCCCAACAAGTTCAGCTAGCACTCCGACATCACTGCCTCAGCCTGTGATGCATCCCGCACAACAACCGTCACCCCTCAGCCGGGTTTCGCCGGGGCATTTAGCCCACCCTCATGCATTTATGCCATCGATGCACCACCCGCACCCATCATTGATGCATCATCATCCGTTCTTTGCGGCAGCGGCTGCCCACGCTGCTGCAGCTGCCGTTCACAGTCCGTATCATCCCTATGCAGGGTATCCATATCCCTTTGCTGGGTACCCATACGCAATTCCTCAGCCGGTTCCTCCACCATCCCGCGGTGACCAGAAGAGAGACCTCGAGACAACAACTCTTATGTCTTCTCAtcactcctcctcctcctctgtAACGCGAGGGCGGGAAGAAGAAACCCTCCAGATGCATTCCTCCACATCGCATCATTCGGTCCATCACTCTACTGACAAGCAGCAAACCATATCTCACTCCACCACCTCAAGTAGCTCTGTTCATCATAAGTTGAAGCGAACTGGGAGCCCAGCATTGCCTCAG TCATCGGGAAGCTGCCACATGTCCACAACACTATCGCAGTCCTTGTCGACAAGTCATGGAAATCACCATCAACATAATCAACACCATCATCATCATACGTCTCTTGCACCACCGCCTCCAGACCCAATGCAATTAG CTGGAAGAAGCAGCAAACCAATGCCACCAGCAATCGGACTGACATCACCAGATGCTTTAAGATTACACG GATTAGGTCCTGGTGTCCCACCTGGAAGTTACTTGAGCCCTGAATTCGGGATGGGTCAAGAAATGATGAAACCCCCTGAGTCTAATGAAGATCTGGTGATGCAATcacaagaggaagaagaaattcCAAGTCCGACGCATCACATTCCAAGAGGGCCTTCGCCAGAACCTAAAATCGAGGATACAGAATGTCATAGGAGTCAAAGTGCAAT TTTCTTACGGCATTGGAATCGAGGTGATTTTAATTCATGTACGCGGACTGATCTCACTTTCAAGCCTGTGCCCGATTCAAAATTAGCGCGTAAGAGGGAAGAAAGGCTAAGGAAGCAggcagaaaaagaaagagaggaaagggAGAAAGCACAACAGGCCAGACAG caacaaagaaaaattcaaacgcCTGAAAAACACGAGGCAAAACCACCATCTAGAGGTCCCGTGGAAACTGTCACCTCACCATACGATAGGTTTGCTCCTCGCACCAGCTATCCTGACACACCTGCTCTGAGGCAATTAAG TGATTTTGCTCGACCACACGTAGGCTTCTCTCCTGTCTCTCTACAACGTATTCCGCCCCAGTGTATCGAACCAGCACTTTTACACTATCAGCTAAATCCTGCTTTTAACAG GCTTGAATTGGAGCAGTTAGAGAGAGATAAGCGCGAGAGAGAACTAAGGGAACTTCGAGATCGAGAACTCAACGATAGGTTCAAAGAAGAGTATATCAAGAACTCAGGCCCACGATTGGCCAATCCTCTTGATCCACACTGGCTTGAAATGCACCGCAG GTATGGAAGTTTAGGTCCTTCAAGTGCATCAGTTGCATCTCCCGCAATGCAACAATTTGGCATCTTTCAGTCGCAGAATGCCTCTAATCAGGCTGTCGGGTTGAATCCTCTAGAAAGAGAGAGACTTGAAAGGCTCG GTGGAGGAGCCGCACCGAATGTGGCAAGTGCGAGCGAAGCAGAACGCCTAGCGCTGGCAACGGACCCCATTGTCCGACTCCAGATGGCCGGTATCACGCCTGAGTACCATGCGCATACTCATTCGCACTCGCACTCGCACTTGCACCTACACTCAAGGGAGCAATCGTCCCAGCCTGGGCCAACACCTCTCCCAGTCCCAATCCCCAGCCATGCTCACGGGCCTGCAGAAGCATCGCTCTTCTCGTTCCCAG GTTCAGCTTCAAGCGCGTCATCGTACCCTCGGCCAGGACTCATACCATCTCGAGACACACCTCTAGGCTTGCATCATCCAAGCGATCTCCTGGCCCGACCATTTGCAGACCAACTGGCGCACCAAGCAGTGGCGCATGAGCATCTCCAGCGACAGATACTGCTGGAAAGGGAACGCTTCCCTCACCCTCTTGTCACAGCTCAACATGATGAATACATCAG AATGAGCCGAGAACGCGAACTGAAAGTCAGAGCTTTGGAGGAGGCAGCTCGCAACTCCCGACCATAA
- the LOC109039682 gene encoding uncharacterized protein isoform X2 — protein sequence MSEDSTDGDSMVSTQGEIRVGPSHQARLPDFRPSGTSETVAEKEREWEEVRWVPAMTLDGDLLMYLRAARSMAAFAGMCDGGSADDGCMAASRDDTTINALDMLHDAGYHPGKALQALVKCPVPKGIDKKWCEEETKRFVKGLRQFGKNFFRIRKDLLPNKDTSELVEFYYLWKKTPGANNNRPHRRRRGSLRRIRNTRNTRAGTPKEEPGGNGIGSARPSPNSKETAGEGGSSGSDEENSEDDSDTSGSRCQHCFNTSSRDCQPLTSGPKQGTLCCPDCRAYYKKNGELPPVPNNRADSSYLFRPVQNHDSPESSPSRMRTRNKSKETPTKGSKGKQSGTTTPDAELEKKLGGNAGGVKSPGTSSNSSSPSDKAKKKLKVDTPVKRRKKSGEEDDEESKPKRDRLESPAESSDSSNENADDVDMAAPNSPTAALELLPNPIAAQPTAPAVSEPPNSSPVATLPANPPPAPPVPSEPQPLVEPKTEFLPPVVPKVEEEDSYPLSVLTKNYEPGMGPLPKGFEEIPPPKNPVSVKQEDLFEAPRVSESEMASIAPVAQLTSIPPAPETVQMLEPEAQPPKVNEVQPFNEVPVIPPETEPRDLVAPDTGVVMSTSSIKLDESVPVPSESILSTSVSNEVPKAPSPVLPANNPPDVQKSPHSILVPAYPAVEPGERSEKVTLNIPSVPLSNYPTLYHPHYPPMHRMDKVNSPSPYMSSNVQMEPQNLKIKQEVLPPDQMPTTVDPLQSLKEVKVPGYSGSTSISQPLLPTTISSVQPAINEFTRTESNSPLMTSPAVDNIKRERENYTPIRATTPKSHSVKLSENTTPTSSPVPNVASHTPPFPAPAAPPVSHSAVNLIAPSPTSSASTPTSLPQPVMHPAQQPSPLSRVSPGHLAHPHAFMPSMHHPHPSLMHHHPFFAAAAAHAAAAAVHSPYHPYAGYPYPFAGYPYAIPQPVPPPSRGDQKRDLETTTLMSSHHSSSSSVTRGREEETLQMHSSTSHHSVHHSTDKQQTISHSTTSSSSVHHKLKRTGSPALPQSSGSCHMSTTLSQSLSTSHGNHHQHNQHHHHHTSLAPPPPDPMQLAGRSSKPMPPAIGLTSPDALRLHGLGPGVPPGSYLSPEFGMGQEMMKPPESNEDLVMQSQEEEEIPSPTHHIPRGPSPEPKIEDTECHRSQSAIFLRHWNRGDFNSCTRTDLTFKPVPDSKLARKREERLRKQAEKEREEREKAQQARQQQRKIQTPEKHEAKPPSRGPVETVTSPYDRFAPRTSYPDTPALRQLSDFARPHVGFSPVSLQRIPPQCIEPALLHYQLNPAFNRLELEQLERDKRERELRELRDRELNDRFKEEYIKNSGPRLANPLDPHWLEMHRRYGSLGPSSASVASPAMQQFGIFQSQNASNQAVGLNPLERERLERLGSASSASSYPRPGLIPSRDTPLGLHHPSDLLARPFADQLAHQAVAHEHLQRQILLERERFPHPLVTAQHDEYIRMSRERELKVRALEEAARNSRP from the exons AAACGTTTCGTGAAAGGCTTGAGGCAATTTGGAAAGAACTTTTTCCGTATTAGAAAGGATTTACTGCCTAACAAAGACACT tcGGAACTTGTCGAATTTTATTATTTGTGGAAAAAGACACCTGGAGCAAACAATAATCGACCTCATAGACGAAGGCGTGGATCTCTGCGTAGAATTAGGAACACACGCAATACACGGGCTGGAACACCCAAAGAGGAACCCGGTGGAAATG GCATCGGATCTGCTCGGCCATCTCCTAATTCCAAAGAAACAG CTGGTGAAGGTGGTAGTTCAGGAAGtgatgaagaaaattctgaagaCGACTCTGACACTAGTGGCTCTCGTTGTCAGCATTGCTTTAACACAA GTTCAAGAGACTGCCAACCACTCACATCTGGTCCAAAGCAAGGGACTCTGTGCTGCCCCGATTGTCGGGCATACTACAAAAAGAATGGTGAGCTGCCGCCTGTTCCCAACAACCGAGCAGACAGTTCATATTTATTCAGACCCGTGCAAAACCATGACTCGCCGGAAAGTTCACCCTCGCGCATGCGGACGCGTAACAAGTCGAAAGAAACA ccTACGAAGGGATCAAAGGGGAAGCAGAGTGGAACAACAACTCCTGATGCTGAGTTAGAAAAGAAACTAGGCGGAAATGCTGGTGGCGTAAAATCTCCAGGAACGTCGAGTAATTCTAGCTCGCCAAGTgataaagcaaagaaaaaa CTCAAAGTTGATACGCCAGTTAAGAGACGGAAAAAGTCAGGAGAGGAAGATGATGAAGAGTCGAAACCAAAAAGAGATCGTCTGGAAAGCCCAGCAGAATCGTCAGATAGCAGCAATGAAAATGCAGATGATGTGGACATGGCAGCTCCAAACAGTCCAACAGCAGCTTTGGAATTGTTGCCAAATCCTATCGCTGCACAACCAACTGCACCAGCTGTGAGCGAACCTCCCAACTCTTCACCAGTCGCCACACTCCCCGCGAATCCACCTCCTGCCCCACCTGTACCATCAGAACCTCAGCCTCTTGTTGAACCAAAAACAGAATTTCTGCCTCCAGTAGTACCCAAAGTCGAAGAAGAGGATTCATATCCTCTGTCGGTGCTCACCAAGAACTATGAACCAGGAATGGGACCGTTACCAAAAGGCTTTGAGGAAATCCCTCCGCCTAAAAATCCAGTGAGTGTCAAACAAGAAGACTTGTTCGAAGCACCACGGGTTAGTGAGAGCGAGATGGCATCTATTGCTCCAGTGGCGCAATTGACATCCATACCTCCTGCGCCTGAGACAGTCCAAATGTTAGAACCAGAGGCACAGCCTCCGAAAGTTAACGAGGTTCAGCCGTTCAATGAAGTTCCAGTGATCCCACCTGAAACTGAGCCAAGGGATCTGGTGGCACCAGACACTGGTGTTGTCATGAGCACCAGCAGTATTAAACTTGACGAATCAGTGCCTGTTCCTAGTGAATCGATTCTTAGCACCAGTGTTAGTAATGAAGTACCAAAAGCACCTAGTCCAGTTCTCCCCGCCAATAACCCGCCAGATGTCCAGAAGTCTCCGCATTCAATCCTTGTTCCAGCTTATCCAGCCGTTGAGCCCGGCGAAAGGTCTGAAAAAGTAACATTGAACATTCCATCAGTCCCGCTTTCGAATTACCCAACACTCTATCACCCTCACTACCCGCCAATGCATCGAATGGACAAAGTAAACAGCCCCTCGCCGTACATGAGCTCCAATGTTCAGATGGAGCCTCAGAATTTGAAGATTAAGCAAGAGGTATTACCTCCGGACCAAATGCCAACCACTGTTGACCCTCTTCAATCTCTGAAAGAGGTGAAGGTGCCTGGTTACTCAGGCTCTACGTCAATTTCTCAACCGTTGTTACCCACAACGATATCATCAGTACAGCCGGCAATCAATGAGTTCACACGCACCGAGTCTAACTCACCTTTAATGACAAGCCCAGCTGTTGATAACATCAAGCGGGAAAGAGAAAACTACACTCCAATACGAGCAACGACACCCAAATCCCACTCCGTAAAATTATCGGAGAATACAACACCCACATCATCGCCTGTTCCTAATGTGGCATCACATACGCCACCATTCCCTGCTCCTGCAGCACCACCAGTCTCGCACAGTGCAGTCAACTTGATTGCACCCTCCCCAACAAGTTCAGCTAGCACTCCGACATCACTGCCTCAGCCTGTGATGCATCCCGCACAACAACCGTCACCCCTCAGCCGGGTTTCGCCGGGGCATTTAGCCCACCCTCATGCATTTATGCCATCGATGCACCACCCGCACCCATCATTGATGCATCATCATCCGTTCTTTGCGGCAGCGGCTGCCCACGCTGCTGCAGCTGCCGTTCACAGTCCGTATCATCCCTATGCAGGGTATCCATATCCCTTTGCTGGGTACCCATACGCAATTCCTCAGCCGGTTCCTCCACCATCCCGCGGTGACCAGAAGAGAGACCTCGAGACAACAACTCTTATGTCTTCTCAtcactcctcctcctcctctgtAACGCGAGGGCGGGAAGAAGAAACCCTCCAGATGCATTCCTCCACATCGCATCATTCGGTCCATCACTCTACTGACAAGCAGCAAACCATATCTCACTCCACCACCTCAAGTAGCTCTGTTCATCATAAGTTGAAGCGAACTGGGAGCCCAGCATTGCCTCAG TCATCGGGAAGCTGCCACATGTCCACAACACTATCGCAGTCCTTGTCGACAAGTCATGGAAATCACCATCAACATAATCAACACCATCATCATCATACGTCTCTTGCACCACCGCCTCCAGACCCAATGCAATTAG CTGGAAGAAGCAGCAAACCAATGCCACCAGCAATCGGACTGACATCACCAGATGCTTTAAGATTACACG GATTAGGTCCTGGTGTCCCACCTGGAAGTTACTTGAGCCCTGAATTCGGGATGGGTCAAGAAATGATGAAACCCCCTGAGTCTAATGAAGATCTGGTGATGCAATcacaagaggaagaagaaattcCAAGTCCGACGCATCACATTCCAAGAGGGCCTTCGCCAGAACCTAAAATCGAGGATACAGAATGTCATAGGAGTCAAAGTGCAAT TTTCTTACGGCATTGGAATCGAGGTGATTTTAATTCATGTACGCGGACTGATCTCACTTTCAAGCCTGTGCCCGATTCAAAATTAGCGCGTAAGAGGGAAGAAAGGCTAAGGAAGCAggcagaaaaagaaagagaggaaagggAGAAAGCACAACAGGCCAGACAG caacaaagaaaaattcaaacgcCTGAAAAACACGAGGCAAAACCACCATCTAGAGGTCCCGTGGAAACTGTCACCTCACCATACGATAGGTTTGCTCCTCGCACCAGCTATCCTGACACACCTGCTCTGAGGCAATTAAG TGATTTTGCTCGACCACACGTAGGCTTCTCTCCTGTCTCTCTACAACGTATTCCGCCCCAGTGTATCGAACCAGCACTTTTACACTATCAGCTAAATCCTGCTTTTAACAG GCTTGAATTGGAGCAGTTAGAGAGAGATAAGCGCGAGAGAGAACTAAGGGAACTTCGAGATCGAGAACTCAACGATAGGTTCAAAGAAGAGTATATCAAGAACTCAGGCCCACGATTGGCCAATCCTCTTGATCCACACTGGCTTGAAATGCACCGCAG GTATGGAAGTTTAGGTCCTTCAAGTGCATCAGTTGCATCTCCCGCAATGCAACAATTTGGCATCTTTCAGTCGCAGAATGCCTCTAATCAGGCTGTCGGGTTGAATCCTCTAGAAAGAGAGAGACTTGAAAGGCTCG GTTCAGCTTCAAGCGCGTCATCGTACCCTCGGCCAGGACTCATACCATCTCGAGACACACCTCTAGGCTTGCATCATCCAAGCGATCTCCTGGCCCGACCATTTGCAGACCAACTGGCGCACCAAGCAGTGGCGCATGAGCATCTCCAGCGACAGATACTGCTGGAAAGGGAACGCTTCCCTCACCCTCTTGTCACAGCTCAACATGATGAATACATCAG AATGAGCCGAGAACGCGAACTGAAAGTCAGAGCTTTGGAGGAGGCAGCTCGCAACTCCCGACCATAA